Proteins from a genomic interval of Zingiber officinale cultivar Zhangliang chromosome 2A, Zo_v1.1, whole genome shotgun sequence:
- the LOC122041967 gene encoding uncharacterized protein LOC122041967: protein MIKQIPKYAKFLKDLCVHKKKLKGNELISMGKNVSALIQPVPKKCEDPGVFTVPCEIGSCVFEDAMLDLGASINVMPKSVFQTLGIGPLQQTGVVIQLADRSQAHPAGVIEDVLVKVRELIFPADFYILDMEGDLLANRSPLILGRPFLKTARTKIDVHARTLSMEFADTVVQFSLFDAMKHPSEDHSILSIDIADELISMDFSFGLESRLDISEGEECLYDSKVSTEGEGNVGAVDVELVGSSSSLEGEYLSVGDCTEEAIPQESHILIEMSPESRKGEYVSVGDCTEGAIPQESLQSVIDAQQSELKPLPKHLKYAFLGEGQQLPVIIAQNLDPEQEQRLLGILRQHRKAIGWTLADIPGISPSICMHQIYLEEDVKPVRQPQRRLNPLILDVVKKEVTRLLQAGIIYPISDSKWVSPIHVVPKKSGITVVANEDNELVPTRIQNSWRVCVDYRKLNQASRKDHYPLPFIDQMLERLAGKSHYCFHYPLPFIDQMLERLAGKSHYCFLDGYTGYFQICIAPEDQEKTTFTCPFGTFAYRRMPFGLCNAPGTFERCMVSIFGELLEHCMEVFMDDFSVYGSSFDACLENLSRVLNRCIETDLVLNFEKCHFMVEHGIVLGHVISREGIKVDPAKINVISSLSHPACVREVRAFLGHADFYRRFIRDFSKIALPLTQLLQKDVTFHFDQKCKEAFEELKEALVTGPIISPPDWSLPFELMCDASNYAVGAVLAQRVDGAPHVICYASKTLEAAQANYTTTEKELLYIVFALDKFRSYLLCSHVIVFSDHAALKYLLKKPDAKPRLIRWMLLLQEFDVEIRDRSGRENLVADHLSRIEGEIDHTDIADEFPDEHLLQLHGETPWI from the coding sequence ATGATTAAGCAAATTCCGAAATATGCTAAATTTCTCAAGGATCTATGTGTTCACAAAAAGAAATTGAAGGGGAATGAATTGATAAGCATGGGGAAGAATGTTTCAGCCCTTATTCAGCCAGTTCCAAAAAAATGTGAAGATCCTGGAGTGTTCACTGTGCCTTGTGAGATTGGAAGTTGTGTTTTTGAAGATGCCATGTTGGATTTAGGAGCATCAATCAATGTGATGCCAAAATCAGTCTTTCAGACACTTGGAATTGGTCCTCTACAACAGACCGGAGTTGTTATTCAGCTAGCTGACCGTAGCCAAGCTCATCCAGCCGGAGTGATTGAAGATGTGTTGGTGAAGGTGAGAGAGCTTATTTTTCCTGCAGATTTCTACATTCTGGATATGGAGGGAGATTTACTTGCGAATAGATCTCCACTCATTCTTGGTAGGCCATTTCTGAAGACTGCAAGAACGAAGATTGATGTGCACGCTAGAACACTATCCATGGAGTTTGCAGATACAGTGGTTCAGTTTAGTTTATTTGATGCTATGAAGCACCCGTCAGAGGACCACTCTATTCTTAGCATTGACATAGCAGATGAGTTGATTAGCATGGATTTTTCTTTTGGCCTTGAGTCTCGGCTGGATATTTCTGAGGGTGAGGAGTGCCTATATGATTCTAAGGTTTCTACTGAAGGTGAAGGTAATGTGGGAGCAGTTGATGTGGAGCTCGTTGGTAGTTCAAGTTCATTGGAAGGCGAatatttaagtgtgggggattgcACAGaggaagcaataccccaagaatcacatATTTTGATTGAAATGTCACCTGAATCAAGAAAAGGTGAAtatgtaagtgtaggggattgcacagAGGgagcaataccccaagaatcactacagtCAGTTATTGATGCACAGCAGTCAGAGTTGAAGCCCCTTCCTAAACACCTTAAGTATGCATTTTTGGGAGAAGGACAGCAGCTACCCGTTATTATAGCTCAGAATTTAGATCCAGAGCAAGAACAGAGATTATTGGGAATTCTGAGACAGCATAGGAAAGCTATTGGGTGGACACTGGCTGATATTCCTGGTATCAGTCCTTCGATTTGTATGCATCAAATTTATTTAGAGGAGGATGTGAAACCAGTGAGGCAGCCACAGAGAAGACTTAACCCATTGATACTCGACGTTGTAAAGAAAGAGGTGACTCGACTTTTACAGGCTGGTATTATTTACCCGATTTCTGACAGCAAATGGGTAAGTCCAATTCATGTGGTTCCCAAGAAGTCAGGCATTACAGTGGTAGCTAATGAGGACAATGAGTTGGTGCCTACCAGAATTCAGAATTCATGGAGAGTTTGTGTAGACTATAGGAAACTGAATCAGGCTAGCAGAAAGGACCACTACCCGTtgccttttattgatcagatgttggagagATTGGCAGGGAAGTCCCACTATTGTTTCCACTACCCATtgccttttattgatcagatgttggagagATTGGCAGGGAAGTCCCACTATTGTTTCCTTGATGGATATACAGGATATTTTCAGATTTGCATCGCTCCTGAGGATCAAGAGAAGACCACCTTCACTTGCCCCTTTGGTACATTCGCGTACAGACGTATGCCTTTCGGACTTTGCAACGCACCAGGGACCTTCGAGCGATGTATGGTAAGCATTTTTGGTGAGttattagagcattgcatggagGTTTTTATGGATGACTTTTCGGTTTACGGCTCATCTTTCGATGCATGTTTGGAAAATTTATCTCGAGTTTTGAATCGTTGCATTGAGACAGATctggttttaaattttgaaaaatgtcatttcatggttgAGCACGGCATTGTTTTGGGACATGTCATTTCTAGGGAAGGTATTAAAGTAGATCCTGCTAAGATTAAtgttatatcttctttatctCACCCCGCATGCGTGCGGGAGGTTCGAGCTTTTCTTGGTCATGCAGATTTCTATAGGAGATTCATACGTGATTTCAGTAAAATTGCCCTTCCCTTGACTCAACTACTACAAAAGGATGTGACTTTTCATTTTGATCAGAAGTGCAAAGAGGCTTTTGAGGAGCTGAAAGAAGCCCTTGTTACAGGACCCATCATTAGCCCACCAGATTGGAGCCTTCCTTTTGAGTTGATGTGCGATGCTTCAAATTATGCGGTGGGAGCTGTACTTGCACAGAGAGTGGATGGAGCACCACACGTTATTTGTTATGCTTCAAAGACTTTGGAGGCTGCACAAGCAAACTATACCACAacagaaaaagagcttctttATATTGTGTTTGCTTTGGATAAATTCAGATCATATTTATTGTGTTCTCATGTGATTGtattttctgatcatgcagctCTGAAATACCTCCTCAAGAAGCCCGATGCGAAACCTAGGTTGATCAGATGGATGCTTCTGCTCCAAGAATTCGACGTGGAGATACGCGATAGGAGTGGAAGGGAGAACCTAGTGGCAGATCACCTGAGCAGGATCGAGGGAGAAATTGACCACACGGATATTGCTGATGAGTTTCCAGATGAGCACCTCCTACAGCTACACGGAGAGACTCCATG
- the LOC122041968 gene encoding cytochrome P450 71A1-like — protein sequence MVRSTVSILIFYKPAYILSPYNRHMTLSFLSFLIRSVGGAMLHTCTMLFQFFLPSHLLLLLPFLFLLVHFLRWTQSRKSPTHLLPPSPPTLPVIGNLHQLSGSLPHRILQELSAKYGPVMLLHLGSVPTVIVSSPPAAEEVLKSRDVAFASRPHTTVTHRLFFGNQDLIFGKYGKQWRQLRRIATVHLLSHTRVLSFRPARQAEVALLVADIRSAAAASRPVNVSDVIIEFTSNFICRVALGRTYSEEKGEGSKVNKLFDEITALLVAFPLRDYIPWLGWIDRLNGFDYKVKKVALEFDTFIEQVIQEHINMRNRNERTHNNEDLVDILLSLGDVDSSVSLSQENIKGLIFDMFGGGTDTTFATIEWVMTELIRHPNAMRRVQEEIRGVVGAEAKEEIIGEEKLEEMKYLRAVIMEALRLHPIVPLLLPREASVDTQLQGYHIPKGTRVLVNAWALGRDPKLWDKADEFSPERFLNTCAFDFKGKDFRYLPFGAGRRGCPGIGMAEVTLELVLATLLLHFDWELPDGMRAEELDADEGHAIVIHRKSKLVLVAKPCRRH from the exons ATGGTGCGGAGCACCGTATCAATCCTCATATTTTATAAACCTGCATATATCCTGTCTCCCTATAATCGTCACATGACtctctccttcctctccttcctcATCCGATCCGTGGGAGGTGCTATGCTTCATACCTGCACTATGCTGTTCCAGTTCTTTCTCCCCTctcatctcctcctcctcctccccttcctcttcctcctcgtcCACTTCCTCCGCTGGACACAATCCAGGAAGTCACCCACCCATCTCCTACCCCCATCTCCACCCACCCTACCGGTCATTGGCAACCTCCACCAGCTCTCAGGCTCCCTCCCCCACCGCATCCTCCAAGAACTCTCCGCCAAGTACGGTCCCGTCATGCTCCTCCACCTCGGCAGCGTCCCTACCGTCATCGTCTCCTCGCCGCCCGCCGCTGAAGAGGTGTTGAAGTCTCGCGACGTCGCCTTCGCCAGCCGCCCCCACACCACCGTGACCCACCGCCTTTTCTTCGGCAACCAGGACCTGATCTTCGGCAAGTACGGTAAGCAGTGGCGCCAACTCCGCCGCATCGCCACCGTCCACCTACTCAGCCACACACGAGTGCTCTCGTTTCGCCCGGCCAGGCAAGCAGAGGTCGCCCTTCTTGTCGCCGACATccgctccgccgccgccgcctcccgcCCGGTCAACGTCAGCGACGTCATCATCGAGTTCACCAGCAACTTTATCTGCAGAGTGGCGCTAGGGCGGACGTACAGCGAGGAAAAGGGCGAAGGGAGCAAAGTGAACAAGCTATTTGATGAGATCACAGCGCTGTTGGTCGCGTTCCCGTTGCGAGACTACATTCCATGGCtgggttggatcgatcgactCAACGGATTCGATTACAAGGTCAAAAAGGTCGCTCTCGAGTTCGACACCTTCATCGAGCAAGTCATTCAAGAGCACATTAACATGCGAAATAGAAACGAACGCACTCATAACAATGAAGATTTGGTTGATATTTTGCTCTCTCTGGGGGATGTCGATAGCTCCGTTTCTCTCAGCCAAGAGAACATTAAGGGCCTCATCTTC GACATGTTTGGTGGAGGCACAGATACAACATTCGCGACCATAGAATGGGTCATGACGGAGCTCATACGCCATCCAAATGCGATGCGCAGAGTGCAAGAGGAGATTCGAGGAGTCGTCGGAGCtgaagccaaagaagagataatTGGGGAGGAGAAATTGGAAGAGATGAAGTATCTGAGGGCAGTGATCATGGAGGCTCTGAGGCTGCACCCTATTGTACCATTACTGCTTCCGCGAGAGGCGTCGGTGGATACGCAACTGCAGGGGTATCACATTCCCAAGGGCACCAGGGTGTTGGTCAATGCATGGGCCTTAGGTAGGGATCCCAAGCTGTGGGATAAGGCTGACGAGTTTTCTCCAGAGAGGTTCCTGAACACTTGTGCTTTTGATTTCAAGGGAAAAGACTTTCGGTACTTGCCGTTCGGCGCTGGCCGGAGAGGGTGCCCTGGCATTGGAATGGCTGAGGTCACCCTGGAGCTTGTCTTGGCCACCTTACTGCTTCATTTCGACTGGGAGTTACCTGATGGGATGAGGGCAGAGGAGCTGGATGCGGATGAAGGGCATGCAATTGTGATTCACAGGAAATCCAAACTTGTCCTTGTGGCAAAGCCTTGTCGACGACACTAG